GGCCGCACCCTCTCCACGGGCCAGGCCTCGCTCTTCCAGTACGCCGAGGACGGCAGCGAGATCGAGCGCATCCGGGTCCTGGCCACCTACGGCGACCTGGACACGCTCCCCGACGACGTCCGCACGACGGCCCTGCCGCCCGCCATGCCGGACCGGGACCACTGCCTGGGCCCGAGCGACGGTGCGCCCAGAATTCCCGGCAGCTCCGCCATCACCGACCGCCTGGACATCAAGCTCGACCCGGCCACCGTCGGCTGGGCCGTCGGAGCCCCGTCCGGCAAGGGCGAGATGCGCGGCTGGTTCGGCCTGGCCGACGGCCGCGACCCCGACCCGCTGTCGCTGCTGCTCACCGTGGACGCCCTGCCGCCGACCTCGTTCGAGCTGGGCCTGGCCGGCTGGACCCCCACCGTCGAGCTGACCACCCACATCCGCTGCCGCCCCGCGCCGGGCCCGCTGCGCGTCTCCATCACCACCCGCAACCTCGCGGGCGGCTTCCTGGAGGAGGACGCGGAGGTCTGGGACAGCGCCGACCGCCTCGTCGCCCAGTCCCGCCAGCTGGCCAAGGCCCCGCGCACCGCCTGAGGCCCCGTCACTCCCAGACCGCGGACTCCGGATCGACGCCGTGGGCCGCGGCGTTCGCGGCGATCACCTCGCACAGCCAGCCGCCGAGTCCCGGCGCGATCGCGTCGTAGTGCGCGACGTAGCCGGGGTCGGTGACATACGTCCGGCCGATGCAGACCTGCATGGCGTAGGTGCAGTCGAAGTACGTCGAGATCTGCGCGCGGTGCCGCTCCGCGAGGGCGTCCGCGACCCCCGACCCGGGAGCGACGCCCGTGCGGTAGGCGGTGGCGAGGTCGGCCGACAGGGCCTCGGCGACCGCCGCCACGTCCTTCCAGTCCTCGCGGCTCATGCGCGCCGCCCGCTCCGCGTACTGCGCCCACTGGGCGGTGTCGCCCCAGCGCTCCTCGGCCTCCTCGGTGCGGGCGGGCTCCCAGTCGGCCCCGAAGATCTCCACCTGCTCCTCGGGCGTCAGCCGGATGCCCGGCTTCGACTCCAGCAGCATGCGGTCCACCGCGCCCACCATCCGCTCCAGCCGGGAGATCCGCTCCGCGAGCTGCCCCCGCTGCCGGTGCAGATGCTCGCGCGCGTCGACCTCCGGGTCGTCCAGGAGCCGCCCGATCGCGGCGAGCGGGATGCCGATCTCCCGGTAGACGAGGACCCGGTGCAGCCGGGCGACGTCGTCGTCCCCGTACACCCGGTATCCGGCCCTCGTGCGCCCGCCCGGCCGCACCAGGCCGATGGTGTCCCAGTGGTGCAGCGTCTTCACGCTGACCCCGACGAGCCCGGCCGTCCGCCCCACGGTCAGGCCGTCGGCGGGCGGTTCCCCGGGGTGTCGGTCCTCGCTCCTCATCGGACCAGTCTCCCGGAACCGGTGACGCGGGCCCCCGGGCCGGGTCATGCGCGGGTCGGCACGCCCGCGTTCCCGAGGACCTCGCGCGCGGGCAGCGCGACGCTCGCCGCGGCGGTCAGCCCGGAGGCCGCGAGGTGGGCGTCGGCGAAGCGCAGCCCGGCCGCGTATCCGGCGAAGTCCGGCAGTCCGACCGGCTCCTGCCCCAGCCGGAGGGCGGTGCGGTCGCCGAACACGTACGGGGACAGGTTCCGCATGCCCGCCACGTCGATCCCGGCCGCCACCTTCGCGCACGCGTCGTCCAGCTCCGCGCCGGACAGCGAGGTCGCCCAGGGGCCCATGGCGTCCTCGCCCGCCAGCTCCCGCACGAAGGCCTCTGCCAGCCCTTCGGCCACGACCTGCTCGCCGACCGTGACCGCCATCGGGTCCCAGTCCACGTTGGCGTAGCGGACGTTGTGGTGCAGCTCGTGGGCGGCGGCGTGCCCGATCTTGGCGAGGCTGGTCGCGGTGGGCCACATCATCAGCAGGATCGCGCCCGGGATGCCGCCGAGGCCGAAGTAGCCCTGGTTGAGGCGCATCATCGGGTCGTCCGGGTCGCCGAGCACCAGGACCACGTGCACGGTGCCGGCGGTCCGGGCGCCGGGCGCGGCCGCGCCCAGCCGTTCCCGCGCGGCGGCGAGGGAGCCCTCGATCCGCTCCCACACCCGGGCCTCCCGCATCCGCTCCAGGGCCTCCGGCAGGCGCGGGTCGTCCCGGTCGAGCGGGAACCCGCTGCCCGCGCGGTGCGTCTCGACCAGGTCGCCGACCCCCACCCGGGACATCACCTCCTGCAACGGGGCGAGCATCTCGCGCAGGGCGTCGGGTCGCCGGGCCACGGGGCGGCGCAGGAGGTCGAGGTGGGCGGCGGCGGTGTCATGGACGACGATCTTCATACCCGGGGACCGTAGAGCCTCCTGTTACGGGAGGGTCAAGGGCCGGCAAGGGCGGTCGGGGGCGGCCGGCGGCGGTCCCGGGCGGTCGGGAAAGGGTGCGGTCACCCCTCGTCCAGCCAGTGCTCGCGGCCGATCGAGACCAGCCGCAGCCGGCGCCGGGCCACCCGCACGACCTCCCGCTCACCCGCCGGACCCGCCTCCAGCAGGGCCGAGGCGGTGATCACCATGTGGTCCACATAGAGGCCGCCCAGCATCAGCAGGTCCTCCGTGCTCCACCCGGAGGACCCCGGCTCCTCGCGCAGCGCGAGCGCCACCTCCTGCGCGAATCTCC
The nucleotide sequence above comes from Streptomyces sp. NBC_01116. Encoded proteins:
- a CDS encoding thioesterase family protein yields the protein MAQAATEAAQTARATIGDSEFDRDTAVTLREEGVYDAELSAGWTIIQAVNGGYLLALLGRALGDALPHPDPFSVSAHYLTASVPGPAVVRTQIVRTGRTLSTGQASLFQYAEDGSEIERIRVLATYGDLDTLPDDVRTTALPPAMPDRDHCLGPSDGAPRIPGSSAITDRLDIKLDPATVGWAVGAPSGKGEMRGWFGLADGRDPDPLSLLLTVDALPPTSFELGLAGWTPTVELTTHIRCRPAPGPLRVSITTRNLAGGFLEEDAEVWDSADRLVAQSRQLAKAPRTA
- a CDS encoding MerR family transcriptional regulator, which gives rise to MRSEDRHPGEPPADGLTVGRTAGLVGVSVKTLHHWDTIGLVRPGGRTRAGYRVYGDDDVARLHRVLVYREIGIPLAAIGRLLDDPEVDAREHLHRQRGQLAERISRLERMVGAVDRMLLESKPGIRLTPEEQVEIFGADWEPARTEEAEERWGDTAQWAQYAERAARMSREDWKDVAAVAEALSADLATAYRTGVAPGSGVADALAERHRAQISTYFDCTYAMQVCIGRTYVTDPGYVAHYDAIAPGLGGWLCEVIAANAAAHGVDPESAVWE
- a CDS encoding DUF2268 domain-containing protein, translating into MKIVVHDTAAAHLDLLRRPVARRPDALREMLAPLQEVMSRVGVGDLVETHRAGSGFPLDRDDPRLPEALERMREARVWERIEGSLAAARERLGAAAPGARTAGTVHVVLVLGDPDDPMMRLNQGYFGLGGIPGAILLMMWPTATSLAKIGHAAAHELHHNVRYANVDWDPMAVTVGEQVVAEGLAEAFVRELAGEDAMGPWATSLSGAELDDACAKVAAGIDVAGMRNLSPYVFGDRTALRLGQEPVGLPDFAGYAAGLRFADAHLAASGLTAAASVALPAREVLGNAGVPTRA